The following are from one region of the Paenibacillus sp. JZ16 genome:
- the rpmG gene encoding 50S ribosomal protein L33, translated as MRVIVTLACTETGDRNYTTTKNKKNHPERLEMRKYCPRLKRYTLHRETR; from the coding sequence ATGAGAGTCATCGTTACATTGGCATGCACCGAAACGGGAGATCGCAATTACACGACAACCAAAAATAAGAAAAATCATCCAGAGCGTTTGGAAATGCGCAAGTATTGCCCTAGATTGAAAAGATATACGTTACATCGTGAGACACGTTAA
- a CDS encoding AAA family ATPase: MSKSNTSQRLPRAKGIDMASLYSPKDCAKKAKHLFLPEINQRIVNEFVEILGMREEFEQHGVPVPNKIVMYGPPGTGKTLTAFYMAKVLELPLVLVRLDAIIHSHLGETGSNIRKIFDYADTFSCVLFLDEFDAIARTRDNNDEVKEMARAVNTLLQCLDDFGDRSIIMAATNLEKDLDQAIWRRFDTKLIYTVPELEQRKLYIEILIGEFEYDPSILTETCEQLARCSFADIEQIVLKAKRKAIIERMPLQMKHMQNAIEEYNPITVAAH, translated from the coding sequence ATGAGCAAAAGTAATACGAGTCAGCGTCTTCCTCGTGCGAAGGGAATTGACATGGCAAGCCTATATTCTCCCAAGGACTGTGCCAAAAAGGCAAAGCATCTCTTTTTGCCAGAAATCAATCAAAGAATTGTGAATGAATTTGTTGAAATTTTAGGGATGAGGGAGGAGTTTGAACAGCATGGCGTGCCGGTTCCAAACAAGATTGTCATGTACGGCCCTCCAGGAACAGGAAAGACCTTAACGGCTTTTTACATGGCTAAGGTCCTTGAACTTCCACTTGTCTTGGTTCGCTTGGACGCGATCATCCACAGTCATTTGGGGGAAACCGGAAGCAATATCCGTAAAATATTCGATTATGCCGACACATTTTCGTGTGTTCTGTTCCTGGATGAATTCGATGCCATTGCCCGGACTCGAGATAACAACGATGAAGTCAAGGAGATGGCGCGTGCTGTAAATACGTTGCTCCAATGCTTGGATGACTTTGGAGACCGGAGCATTATTATGGCGGCCACCAATTTAGAAAAGGATCTGGATCAGGCTATATGGCGCCGATTCGATACGAAGTTAATCTATACCGTGCCTGAGCTGGAGCAAAGGAAGTTATACATTGAAATTCTCATTGGCGAATTTGAATATGATCCGTCAATTCTCACTGAAACTTGCGAGCAGCTTGCAAGGTGCAGCTTTGCTGATATTGAACAAATTGTACTAAAAGCAAAACGAAAAGCGATTATTGAGCGAATGCCTCTTCAGATGAAGCATATGCAGAACGCTATTGAAGAGTATAATCCAATAACCGTCGCTGCTCATTGA
- a CDS encoding DUF3024 domain-containing protein — protein MDPFTYKRICAILEGYIAVKVPADLRASVRLTYRTLEDTVILSEERPDWDRREWMSTELVQFHFHKGTWRVYAKPNGNEWIPVSSINPSNDFEEVLEQVEIDAQEVIWVT, from the coding sequence GTGGACCCATTTACGTACAAAAGGATCTGTGCAATTCTTGAGGGTTACATTGCCGTGAAAGTACCTGCGGATCTTAGAGCGTCTGTTCGGCTAACATATCGGACTCTTGAAGATACCGTCATCCTTTCGGAAGAAAGACCCGATTGGGATCGACGGGAATGGATGTCTACCGAGCTAGTGCAATTTCATTTCCACAAAGGTACATGGAGAGTCTATGCCAAGCCGAACGGCAATGAATGGATTCCAGTTTCGTCTATTAATCCCAGCAATGATTTTGAAGAGGTGCTGGAGCAGGTAGAAATTGATGCCCAAGAGGTTATATGGGTTACTTAA
- a CDS encoding GTP-binding protein: MTQQQIPVTVLSGYLGSGKTTVLNHVLNNRQGLKVAVIVNDMSEINIDAALVKGEASLSRTEEKLVEMSNGCICCTLRDDLMEEIEKLANEQRFDYILIESTGISEPIPVAQTFTYADEETGIDLTNLAKLDCLVTVVDANRFWQDFASGQSLLDRNQGAGSEDDRDVVDLLIDQIETCNVLLLNKCDLVDDEELNKLEAVLRKLQPSAKIIRTRNGQVDPSEILNTGLFDFERVSMSAGWIQELQKETHVPETEEYGISSFVYRRRRPFHPSRLAEFMGEWPEQVVRAKGLVWLAADGDVAASLSQAGPSIQFGPAGYWVAALPAAEREEILRTEADVRAKWDTDWGDRQTELVMIGIDMDRENVEDALDQCLLTDEEMSLNWARFENPLPWIA, encoded by the coding sequence ATGACACAACAACAAATCCCCGTAACGGTACTCAGCGGGTATCTAGGTTCGGGAAAAACAACGGTATTAAATCACGTTTTGAATAACCGGCAAGGCCTGAAGGTCGCTGTCATTGTAAATGACATGAGCGAGATTAACATTGATGCAGCGCTGGTTAAGGGAGAGGCGTCCTTATCCCGCACGGAAGAGAAGCTGGTCGAGATGTCCAACGGATGCATATGCTGCACGCTGCGAGATGATTTAATGGAGGAAATTGAAAAACTCGCCAATGAACAACGGTTTGATTACATTCTGATTGAATCCACAGGCATCAGCGAACCGATCCCGGTCGCTCAGACATTTACATATGCCGACGAAGAGACAGGGATTGATTTAACGAATCTGGCTAAACTCGATTGTTTGGTCACCGTCGTGGACGCTAATCGATTCTGGCAGGATTTCGCATCCGGTCAGAGCCTTCTGGACCGCAATCAGGGCGCAGGAAGCGAAGATGATCGTGATGTCGTGGATTTGCTTATCGATCAGATCGAAACTTGCAATGTACTGCTGCTAAATAAATGTGATCTCGTGGATGACGAGGAATTGAACAAGCTGGAAGCTGTCCTTCGGAAGCTGCAGCCGAGCGCCAAGATCATTCGTACCCGGAATGGGCAAGTCGATCCGTCTGAGATCTTAAATACGGGATTGTTTGATTTTGAACGGGTAAGCATGTCAGCCGGATGGATCCAGGAATTGCAAAAAGAAACGCATGTCCCGGAGACCGAAGAGTATGGAATAAGCTCCTTCGTGTATCGTCGCAGAAGGCCCTTTCATCCTTCCCGGTTGGCTGAATTCATGGGGGAATGGCCTGAACAGGTAGTGCGTGCGAAAGGACTGGTGTGGTTGGCTGCCGATGGAGATGTTGCGGCAAGCTTAAGCCAAGCCGGCCCCTCGATTCAGTTTGGACCAGCTGGATATTGGGTTGCCGCTCTTCCTGCAGCCGAAAGAGAAGAGATTTTACGAACCGAGGCGGATGTTCGGGCGAAATGGGACACCGATTGGGGAGATCGGCAAACCGAGTTGGTGATGATCGGGATCGACATGGATCGAGAGAATGTTGAGGATGCGTTGGATCAGTGTCTGCTTACCGATGAGGAAATGAGCTTGAATTGGGCGCGCTTTGAGAATCCATTGCCTTGGATTGCATAG
- a CDS encoding ABC transporter ATP-binding protein translates to MAIAQSTPVLMLDEPTTFLDVRHQLEILELVRRLNQERGTTIIVVLHDLNQAARYADRMVVLKDGRVVRDGTPDRVLTEAVLQEVFGIHATVLKDPVAGTPIFLPHSIVHREG, encoded by the coding sequence ATGGCGATCGCTCAGTCGACTCCCGTGTTAATGCTGGATGAGCCCACGACATTCCTGGATGTTCGACATCAGTTGGAGATATTGGAGCTCGTTAGAAGGCTGAATCAAGAGAGAGGGACTACGATTATTGTTGTGCTTCATGATTTGAATCAGGCGGCGAGATACGCAGATCGAATGGTTGTTCTAAAGGATGGGCGGGTTGTACGGGATGGTACGCCGGATCGAGTGCTGACTGAAGCTGTGCTGCAGGAAGTGTTCGGAATACACGCTACGGTGTTGAAGGATCCTGTGGCGGGAACGCCTATCTTCCTGCCCCATTCAATCGTTCATCGCGAAGGATAA
- a CDS encoding ABC transporter ATP-binding protein translates to MKEDQSQKPLLEAQKIELRYNDKPILKEMSMDILSGGVTALLGTNGSGKSTLLKTMARLLMPQKGCVYLDGHAIAKESPRALARKMAILPQSPEVPMAITVRELVEQGRYPHVGPLRMLKKQDHAAIEEALEVTGMQAFEQRPLDSLSGEKGSERGLPWRSLSRLPC, encoded by the coding sequence ATGAAAGAAGATCAATCCCAAAAACCCTTGCTGGAAGCTCAGAAAATAGAGCTGCGATATAACGACAAACCCATCCTCAAAGAGATGTCCATGGATATCCTATCGGGTGGTGTGACCGCGCTCTTGGGCACCAACGGATCCGGCAAATCCACGCTGCTTAAAACCATGGCACGGCTGCTTATGCCGCAGAAAGGGTGTGTATATCTGGATGGGCATGCCATTGCAAAAGAATCTCCGAGGGCCTTGGCAAGGAAAATGGCGATACTCCCTCAGTCACCGGAGGTTCCGATGGCCATAACGGTCAGAGAGCTGGTAGAACAGGGACGGTATCCTCACGTAGGTCCGCTGCGGATGTTGAAAAAGCAGGATCATGCTGCAATCGAAGAGGCGCTTGAGGTTACCGGAATGCAAGCTTTCGAGCAGCGGCCGCTGGATTCCCTTTCGGGGGAGAAAGGCAGCGAGCGTGGATTGCCATGGCGATCGCTCAGTCGACTCCCGTGTTAA
- a CDS encoding FecCD family ABC transporter permease, producing MNKLIRNRNPYEMTYKIGLMVALLLILILCVMHVAFGKVVISPQHILRALANAHEEAHHRQIIWQLRLPRTLIALVAGAMLGLAGAILQSITRNPLAEPGLLGVSAGSVLMIVIWITFADGLGDATKYLPLVAWTGGIGTVLFVNALSLGKGMDITRLALVGILTGSVLQSCTSLILLRHTEAVGSILLWMIGSLNGRVWVHWDMLWPWALLIIPLGLLSAGAANALQLGQSTAASLGVQVRRMRWMMLILAAMLTAGAVAAVGAIGFIGLIGPHIARRLVGQDARRLFPFSTVVTGLLLLGADVIAQAVSFELRVFGLSSQVSLPVGAVTAFMGAPFFLYLIKQKRKSH from the coding sequence ATGAACAAGCTGATCCGGAATCGTAATCCCTATGAGATGACATATAAGATCGGACTCATGGTAGCCTTGCTGCTTATCCTGATTCTGTGTGTCATGCATGTCGCATTTGGCAAAGTGGTTATTTCACCGCAACATATTCTGCGTGCATTAGCAAACGCGCATGAAGAGGCACACCATCGACAAATCATATGGCAGCTTCGACTGCCAAGGACCTTGATTGCGCTTGTAGCAGGTGCCATGCTGGGTCTGGCAGGAGCGATTCTTCAGTCCATAACCCGGAACCCATTGGCAGAGCCGGGGTTGCTCGGCGTATCGGCAGGCTCGGTGTTGATGATCGTCATTTGGATCACTTTTGCTGACGGGTTAGGGGATGCGACAAAATATCTTCCTTTGGTTGCATGGACGGGCGGCATCGGCACTGTGCTTTTTGTAAACGCATTAAGCTTGGGTAAGGGAATGGATATCACCAGGCTTGCATTAGTCGGAATACTGACGGGCAGCGTATTGCAATCCTGCACCTCGTTAATCCTGCTCAGGCATACGGAAGCGGTCGGCAGCATCTTGTTATGGATGATCGGATCCCTTAATGGCCGGGTATGGGTACATTGGGATATGCTTTGGCCTTGGGCTTTACTCATCATTCCTCTGGGTCTGCTTAGCGCAGGAGCTGCGAATGCCTTGCAATTGGGGCAGTCTACGGCAGCTAGTCTGGGCGTACAAGTTCGTCGAATGAGATGGATGATGCTCATCCTGGCGGCAATGCTGACCGCCGGAGCGGTTGCAGCCGTTGGCGCAATCGGATTTATCGGTCTTATCGGCCCTCATATTGCAAGGAGACTGGTAGGCCAAGATGCAAGAAGATTATTCCCTTTCAGTACGGTTGTCACAGGTCTGCTGCTGCTCGGCGCCGATGTCATTGCCCAGGCCGTATCGTTCGAGCTGCGTGTATTCGGTTTAAGCTCGCAAGTTTCCCTTCCGGTAGGGGCAGTTACTGCCTTTATGGGGGCTCCTTTTTTTCTGTATCTCATTAAGCAAAAAAGAAAATCACATTAA
- a CDS encoding FecCD family ABC transporter permease — translation MLAAAMAIGMKYGYPEISWSGLRQLLFLNGGTELERVSVLEIRLPRIVLGCIAGAMLGLCGVLLQDGLRNSLAGPELLGVSSGASFMMALITVLHVPISYVMQPWFALIGGLIGGAVVILAAGGRNGGIHIILIGAAVTAIMNGLVVWVITMGSSNSASLLFTFLMGNLANRNWTHVGYLLPWALVTIPLSLSFARSLNVLRLGSETAEGLGLHVMRVRIYLLIVCCAMTAAVVSQCGPIGYIALIAPHLIRSLSQQYDAKFVLPFSAMLGAVLLTTADILARTVFMPREVPVGLWTTLIGGPVIIALFLRKLGGRSSE, via the coding sequence ATGCTGGCTGCTGCTATGGCGATAGGCATGAAGTACGGCTACCCGGAAATATCCTGGTCAGGCTTGCGGCAGCTGCTGTTCTTAAACGGGGGAACCGAACTTGAGAGGGTGTCCGTTCTGGAGATCAGGCTCCCTCGAATCGTACTAGGATGCATTGCCGGAGCGATGCTGGGGTTATGCGGCGTTCTTTTGCAGGATGGACTACGAAATTCATTAGCAGGTCCGGAGTTGTTAGGTGTTTCTTCGGGAGCTTCGTTTATGATGGCCCTTATTACGGTTTTACATGTTCCCATTTCCTATGTCATGCAGCCGTGGTTTGCCCTTATTGGAGGACTTATAGGCGGGGCTGTTGTTATTTTGGCAGCTGGGGGAAGGAATGGAGGCATACATATTATCCTTATCGGCGCTGCAGTAACTGCGATCATGAACGGATTGGTGGTATGGGTGATTACGATGGGGTCATCCAATAGTGCAAGCCTCTTGTTTACGTTCCTGATGGGAAATTTGGCGAACCGCAATTGGACTCATGTCGGTTATCTTTTGCCCTGGGCGCTCGTTACGATTCCCCTTTCCCTTAGCTTCGCCAGATCTTTGAACGTTCTGCGCTTGGGGAGCGAGACTGCCGAAGGACTGGGACTTCATGTCATGCGGGTGCGTATTTATCTGCTCATCGTATGCTGCGCGATGACGGCTGCGGTTGTATCCCAGTGCGGACCTATTGGCTATATTGCCTTGATCGCTCCTCACCTTATACGGAGCTTATCACAGCAATATGACGCAAAGTTCGTTCTTCCATTCTCGGCAATGCTCGGAGCCGTACTATTAACAACAGCCGATATCCTGGCACGAACCGTATTTATGCCCAGGGAAGTGCCTGTCGGGCTTTGGACGACTCTAATCGGCGGACCTGTCATTATCGCATTGTTTTTGCGTAAGCTTGGGGGGCGGTCTTCAGAATGA
- a CDS encoding ABC transporter substrate-binding protein, which yields MRKRLGIIFLIIAALISGCSSVPQDPPQETGTENATDRADPNVEKATPSAEEAASNEEGKNSEATFKDVTGTEISVDLPVEKVACLTEICVDALVELGLKPAAVTAGGLAPEPEFYGEEAASLGQIGGSFFEPNLEDISLAGPDLVIGLEGTHEGLREGLAGIAPLYIVQPKSMLESIEFLQHMGQLTGKVAEAEAAEKRLLDKFNYYKEHSPKDKTALVMYGSDVNFGIDTAGSLVGSVLAEVTQYPWPAPEADGGHQAGGMAYSLEKVLENDPDYIFVETFTFSPDAQPLSEQFKRNPLWSRLSAVKNGQVHEMRTSVWASGRGTRSLGIILDEAMSIMYPELYKKAVE from the coding sequence ATGCGCAAACGACTAGGTATCATATTTTTGATAATTGCAGCACTCATTTCTGGCTGCAGCAGTGTTCCCCAAGACCCGCCTCAAGAAACGGGGACTGAAAATGCAACGGACAGAGCGGATCCAAATGTTGAAAAAGCAACGCCAAGTGCTGAAGAGGCAGCGTCAAATGAGGAAGGAAAAAACTCCGAAGCGACATTCAAGGATGTAACCGGCACGGAGATATCCGTTGACCTGCCGGTGGAGAAGGTGGCGTGTTTAACAGAGATCTGCGTAGATGCCCTGGTTGAGCTGGGATTGAAACCCGCTGCGGTAACTGCAGGAGGACTAGCGCCTGAACCAGAATTTTATGGTGAGGAAGCCGCAAGCCTTGGACAAATCGGAGGAAGCTTCTTTGAACCCAATTTGGAGGATATTTCGTTAGCGGGGCCGGATCTTGTCATCGGATTGGAAGGAACCCATGAAGGTTTACGGGAAGGCTTAGCCGGCATTGCTCCGCTGTACATCGTCCAGCCCAAAAGTATGCTAGAATCGATCGAGTTCTTACAGCATATGGGCCAGCTGACCGGAAAAGTAGCAGAAGCCGAAGCGGCCGAGAAGCGCCTGCTGGATAAATTCAACTACTACAAAGAACACAGTCCGAAGGATAAAACCGCGCTGGTGATGTACGGGTCCGATGTAAACTTCGGGATCGATACGGCCGGGTCACTCGTAGGCTCGGTGCTGGCGGAAGTGACGCAATACCCATGGCCCGCACCCGAGGCAGATGGCGGCCATCAAGCAGGGGGGATGGCTTATTCGTTGGAAAAGGTGCTTGAGAACGATCCGGATTATATTTTTGTCGAGACCTTCACGTTCAGCCCAGATGCACAGCCATTATCCGAGCAATTCAAGAGGAACCCGCTGTGGTCCAGACTCAGCGCGGTAAAGAATGGACAGGTTCATGAGATGCGCACGTCCGTATGGGCGAGCGGCAGAGGAACACGTTCGCTCGGCATCATATTAGACGAAGCGATGAGCATCATGTATCCCGAGCTTTATAAGAAAGCGGTGGAATAG
- the cntE gene encoding staphylopine family metallophore export MFS transporter CntE produces the protein MSGAMSWPFLRLYLLTLLYFSANAILNVIIPLQGAAWGASGTTIGIIMGAYMFTTMFFRPWAGQWIQKYGPIRILRIILLVNAAALILYSFTGLSGYLVARILQGVSTAFFSMALQIGIIDALPEKDRSQGISFYSLFSYIPGIIGPVFAIGFWQTNGMDSISIILILIAISTGLFGYAVKMDPASGSSDAPTTNSGVFQSFGQIIKNPLMFKCSVLMLSSSIVFGAVTTFMPLYGSQLESGHAGIYLMLQAAVVVAARFTLRKRIPSDGRWHSWFVMGIMFLIALASLCISISQLWGSLFLYAGAIVMGIAQALLYPTLTTYLSFVLPQQSRNVLIGLFIAMADLGVSLGGVVMGPIADVLSYSSMYLICAALGLIMIVFAYGRSDRKASRSLASEEDNVQST, from the coding sequence ATGAGTGGAGCGATGTCTTGGCCATTTCTGCGTTTATACTTGCTCACACTGCTATATTTCAGCGCCAATGCCATTCTGAACGTCATCATACCGCTCCAGGGAGCTGCATGGGGAGCAAGCGGCACAACGATCGGCATTATTATGGGCGCCTACATGTTTACAACTATGTTTTTTCGGCCGTGGGCCGGCCAATGGATCCAAAAGTACGGGCCAATTAGGATCCTTCGCATTATTCTCTTGGTCAACGCTGCTGCTTTAATACTGTATTCATTCACCGGGTTAAGTGGGTATTTGGTTGCACGAATACTGCAAGGTGTTTCAACAGCATTTTTTTCGATGGCCCTACAGATTGGCATTATTGACGCTTTGCCAGAGAAAGATCGTTCTCAAGGCATCTCCTTTTACTCTTTATTTTCATATATTCCGGGCATTATCGGTCCTGTTTTTGCTATAGGTTTCTGGCAAACGAACGGGATGGACTCCATATCGATCATCTTAATCCTGATTGCTATCAGTACTGGTCTTTTCGGATACGCAGTCAAAATGGACCCGGCATCGGGATCTTCCGATGCGCCCACCACGAATTCAGGGGTATTTCAGTCCTTTGGACAGATCATAAAAAATCCACTCATGTTCAAATGCAGTGTACTGATGCTCTCGTCGTCAATCGTGTTTGGAGCGGTAACCACGTTTATGCCGCTCTACGGCTCTCAGTTGGAGAGCGGCCATGCCGGCATCTATTTGATGCTCCAAGCCGCTGTTGTAGTCGCTGCTCGTTTCACGCTAAGAAAAAGAATCCCTTCCGATGGCAGATGGCATTCGTGGTTTGTCATGGGAATCATGTTTCTCATTGCCCTCGCTTCCCTATGCATCAGTATTTCTCAACTATGGGGTTCTCTATTTCTGTACGCAGGAGCCATAGTTATGGGCATTGCGCAGGCACTCCTGTATCCGACACTAACAACCTATTTATCTTTTGTATTGCCTCAACAAAGCCGCAATGTATTGATAGGCTTGTTTATCGCAATGGCCGATCTCGGTGTATCTTTGGGCGGTGTCGTTATGGGACCGATCGCCGATGTTCTATCTTACTCCTCCATGTACTTGATCTGTGCTGCCTTGGGGCTGATTATGATTGTTTTTGCATATGGGCGCAGTGATAGGAAGGCTTCGAGAAGTTTGGCCAGTGAAGAAGATAATGTACAGAGTACATAG
- the cntD gene encoding staphylopine uptake ABC transporter ATP-binding protein CntD: MNMLEVNQLRVWNAKDGKDIIHNSSFQLKSGTCLAIVGESGSGKSMTCRSIIRLHKPGIRQSGNILFKGDDLTLLPEKEMRKRRGKYICMIMQNGMSAFDPSCVVGVHFKETLKQHFGWGKSEAESIMINAMKSVMLHDPQEIMNKYPYQLSGGMLQRLMIALALVLEPDVIIADEPTTALDTISQYEVIEQLIQLRERTGSSMIFVSHDLGVVRKIADEVIVMRNGEIVERGITETVFTDANHAYTQYLVSTRLELSNHFNSIMKGE; encoded by the coding sequence ATGAATATGCTTGAGGTAAATCAACTGAGGGTTTGGAACGCGAAAGACGGTAAAGATATCATCCATAACAGCTCGTTTCAGCTAAAGTCGGGCACCTGTCTGGCCATCGTAGGAGAAAGCGGAAGCGGCAAATCCATGACATGCAGGTCGATTATCCGATTACACAAGCCAGGTATTCGCCAATCCGGGAATATCTTGTTTAAAGGGGATGATTTAACCCTACTCCCGGAGAAGGAAATGAGAAAAAGACGTGGCAAATACATTTGCATGATCATGCAGAATGGAATGAGCGCATTCGATCCATCATGCGTAGTCGGCGTGCATTTCAAGGAGACACTGAAGCAGCATTTCGGCTGGGGTAAAAGCGAGGCGGAATCCATCATGATAAATGCCATGAAGAGCGTCATGCTTCATGATCCACAGGAGATCATGAATAAATACCCTTACCAATTGTCGGGCGGGATGCTGCAGCGATTAATGATTGCATTGGCATTGGTCCTTGAACCCGACGTTATCATCGCGGACGAACCGACAACGGCACTGGATACGATTTCTCAATATGAAGTGATCGAGCAATTAATTCAGCTTCGCGAACGCACAGGCAGTTCTATGATATTTGTCTCCCACGATCTGGGGGTTGTGAGGAAGATTGCGGACGAAGTCATTGTGATGAGAAACGGAGAGATTGTTGAAAGGGGCATAACCGAAACGGTATTTACAGATGCGAACCACGCATACACCCAATACTTGGTTTCTACTCGCCTCGAGCTGAGCAACCATTTCAATTCCATCATGAAGGGAGAGTAA
- the cntC gene encoding staphylopine uptake ABC transporter permease subunit CntC, producing the protein MRVLKNLSNDKLASLSLIVIAAILIVGVAAPVFAPHDPNEVNMDLRYEGISWSHWLGNDHLGRDILSRLIYGIRPSILWVLVALMASVGVGAIVGFISGYFRGKTDKVFMRLCDIMLSFPGYVMTLAVVGILGAGLENILIAFVAMKWAWFARVIRTSVMQYSEMDYVKFSKAAGINNRKIILQHIVPVTFSDIAVTASGSMCSMILQISGLSFLGLGIKAPHAEWGMMLNEAREVMFSRPELMLAPGLAIVIAVLAFNFLADGLRDALDPKRMNSGRMQRNAEVEKPAYEYA; encoded by the coding sequence ATGAGAGTCCTAAAAAATTTAAGCAATGACAAGCTAGCCAGCCTGTCTCTGATTGTTATTGCAGCAATCCTAATCGTTGGTGTCGCAGCCCCCGTGTTCGCTCCGCATGATCCTAACGAAGTTAATATGGATCTTCGGTATGAAGGGATTTCCTGGTCTCATTGGCTTGGTAACGATCATTTAGGGAGAGATATTCTATCCCGGCTGATTTACGGTATTCGCCCCAGCATACTTTGGGTTTTAGTTGCACTCATGGCATCAGTAGGCGTGGGGGCGATTGTAGGCTTTATCTCAGGATACTTTCGCGGGAAAACAGATAAGGTATTCATGAGACTATGTGATATTATGCTATCCTTTCCGGGATATGTCATGACCTTAGCGGTCGTGGGCATTCTGGGGGCGGGTCTCGAGAACATATTGATTGCATTCGTTGCTATGAAATGGGCGTGGTTTGCCCGCGTCATCAGGACATCGGTCATGCAGTATTCCGAGATGGATTATGTCAAGTTTTCAAAGGCAGCGGGCATCAACAATCGCAAGATCATCCTTCAACATATTGTTCCCGTGACATTTTCCGATATTGCAGTTACCGCAAGCGGTTCGATGTGTTCCATGATTCTGCAAATTTCAGGATTATCGTTTCTTGGATTGGGAATAAAGGCCCCGCACGCCGAGTGGGGAATGATGCTGAATGAGGCGAGAGAGGTAATGTTCTCCCGTCCGGAACTCATGCTTGCGCCTGGGCTGGCCATTGTAATTGCCGTCTTAGCGTTTAATTTTTTGGCGGATGGACTTCGGGATGCGCTGGATCCGAAACGAATGAACTCGGGAAGAATGCAAAGAAATGCAGAGGTGGAGAAACCGGCCTATGAATATGCTTGA
- the opp1B gene encoding nickel/cobalt ABC transporter permease codes for MGSYIIKRLLLSVPILVVISFLTFLLINLSPMDPVEVVLRAQEVPEITDELVAKTREELGMNQPFLKQYADWVLASLRLDFGESYVTGQSVWSLIGPAFLNTLKLTLISSFFIILLSIILGVVCALNEGKLLDRSIRGWSFLLTAMPSYWLASLMIWYFSVHLDLLPTSGMDSYQSYILPVTVISVAYVGIYFRNVRSSMLFQLHEDYVVYGRACGLPERKITIHILRNSLQVAVSIFCMAIPIILGSTVVIENVFAWPGLGRLSIKSILSRDFPVIQAYVLIMAVAFVLFNTLADLINAAFNPKLRKEI; via the coding sequence ATGGGAAGTTATATTATTAAACGTCTATTATTGTCCGTTCCAATTCTGGTCGTCATATCGTTTTTGACTTTCCTATTGATTAATCTGTCTCCGATGGACCCTGTGGAAGTAGTGCTTCGCGCCCAAGAGGTCCCTGAAATCACGGACGAGCTGGTTGCCAAAACGAGGGAGGAACTGGGAATGAATCAGCCATTCCTTAAACAGTATGCAGACTGGGTGTTAGCCAGTCTTCGACTGGATTTTGGAGAGTCCTATGTAACAGGGCAATCGGTTTGGTCATTAATAGGCCCCGCGTTTCTTAATACGTTAAAGCTTACTTTAATTTCATCGTTCTTCATTATCTTGCTATCTATCATCTTGGGGGTTGTTTGTGCACTCAATGAAGGTAAGTTATTGGATCGGTCAATCAGAGGGTGGTCCTTCCTTCTGACCGCAATGCCTTCCTATTGGCTGGCCTCGCTTATGATCTGGTATTTTTCCGTCCATTTGGACCTATTACCGACAAGTGGGATGGATTCTTATCAAAGCTACATTCTACCGGTGACGGTCATATCAGTGGCTTATGTAGGCATTTACTTCAGAAACGTAAGAAGCTCCATGCTCTTTCAATTACACGAAGATTATGTTGTCTATGGGAGAGCTTGCGGTTTGCCTGAGAGGAAGATCACCATTCATATTCTACGAAATTCCTTGCAGGTCGCCGTATCCATATTTTGCATGGCCATTCCGATTATATTGGGAAGTACGGTCGTTATCGAAAATGTATTTGCATGGCCGGGACTCGGTCGGTTAAGCATAAAGTCGATTCTGAGCAGGGACTTCCCAGTCATACAGGCTTATGTCCTTATTATGGCCGTAGCTTTTGTATTGTTTAACACCCTGGCTGACCTGATTAATGCGGCATTCAATCCGAAGCTAAGGAAGGAAATCTGA